A window of the Tessaracoccus sp. MC1865 genome harbors these coding sequences:
- the pepN gene encoding aminopeptidase N, translated as MATANITRDEAVARSQIMTTEAYRVLVDLTGREVEQPARQFVSTTHLTFSSAGGSTYLDLIADDVREATLDGEAFDTSAFDGYRLPLPELLEGQHEVQVVATCRYSNTGEGLHRFVDPADDKAYLYTQFETADARRMFANAEQPDQKATFQLTVLAPSEWVVFTNSARVEPHDIGDGFGRFEHEPTPPVSTYITALVCGEFHVVEGTITTDGKEIPASVACRRSLAQYLDADRILTTTQRGFEVFEDSFGVPYPFSTYDQIFVPEFNAGAMENAGCVTFRDEYLFRSRVTSRELDARDNTILHELAHMWFGDLVTMRWWNDLWLNESFAEWASHYANDEISKRYDTGTNSWASFSNERKAWAYLQDQLSTTHPIAADMSDLEKVEQNFDGITYAKGASVLKLLVSVVGREAFLAGVHEYFQKHAWGNTELSDLLVELEAASGRDLSWFSTQWLETAGVNTLAASFDLDEEGRFTRFDVVQTAHADWPTLRTHRLGIGVYSLGEDGLLTRSHYVETDVDGERTAIEDLVGVHRGDVVLLNDGDLTYAKVRFDDDSAAALVEHIGALTDPLARAVSLTAFWEMTRDAEFPAQQYKRLVQAALPSENDMAGASTLLAQASNAALAFTAPELRDDLNTRWVAGLAQLLKETEPGSDKQVLIAKALIGNVRTAEGIELIRGWLHGEEVPQGLVIDTGMRWAITAALAKLGAIGHDEISAELDRDNTSAGAEQAAGAGAALPDVDSKSQAWALATDDPDVPNETHRSICMGFWRYGQDEVLEPYPAAYLDLLGRISRREGTWADRGYATVGTALRWLFPTPLVTESLVATIQAWLDDNEPSEQVRRSVTERLDEARRSLRAQERSRLDAS; from the coding sequence ATGGCTACGGCGAACATCACGCGCGACGAGGCCGTCGCACGGTCCCAGATCATGACCACCGAGGCCTACCGTGTTCTCGTGGACCTCACCGGTCGTGAGGTCGAACAGCCCGCCCGGCAGTTCGTCTCGACCACGCACCTCACCTTCTCCTCCGCGGGCGGCTCGACCTACCTCGACCTCATCGCCGACGACGTGCGTGAGGCCACCCTCGACGGTGAGGCGTTCGACACCTCGGCCTTCGACGGCTACCGCCTCCCCCTCCCCGAACTCCTGGAGGGCCAGCACGAGGTGCAGGTCGTGGCCACGTGCCGCTACTCCAACACGGGCGAGGGCCTGCACCGTTTCGTGGACCCCGCCGACGACAAGGCGTACCTCTACACCCAGTTCGAGACGGCCGACGCGCGCCGCATGTTCGCCAACGCCGAGCAGCCGGACCAGAAGGCCACCTTCCAGCTGACCGTGCTGGCCCCGAGCGAATGGGTGGTGTTCACCAACTCGGCCCGCGTGGAGCCGCACGACATCGGCGACGGTTTCGGCCGCTTCGAGCACGAGCCCACACCGCCGGTCTCCACCTACATCACCGCGCTGGTCTGCGGCGAGTTCCACGTGGTGGAGGGCACCATCACCACCGACGGCAAGGAGATTCCGGCGTCGGTAGCGTGCCGCCGCTCCCTGGCCCAGTACCTGGACGCGGACCGCATCCTCACCACCACGCAGCGCGGTTTCGAGGTCTTCGAGGACTCCTTCGGCGTGCCCTACCCCTTCTCCACCTACGACCAGATCTTCGTGCCGGAGTTCAACGCCGGGGCCATGGAGAACGCCGGCTGCGTCACCTTCCGCGACGAGTACCTGTTCCGCTCGCGGGTGACGTCGCGTGAACTGGACGCCCGCGACAACACGATCCTCCACGAGCTGGCCCACATGTGGTTCGGCGACCTCGTCACCATGCGCTGGTGGAACGACCTGTGGCTCAACGAATCCTTCGCCGAATGGGCCTCGCACTACGCCAACGACGAGATCTCGAAGCGCTACGACACCGGCACCAACTCCTGGGCGTCGTTCAGCAACGAGCGCAAGGCCTGGGCCTACCTGCAGGACCAGCTCTCCACGACGCACCCCATCGCCGCCGACATGAGCGACCTCGAGAAGGTCGAGCAGAACTTCGATGGCATCACCTACGCCAAGGGCGCCTCCGTCCTGAAGCTGCTGGTCTCCGTCGTCGGCCGCGAGGCGTTCCTCGCCGGCGTGCACGAGTACTTCCAGAAGCACGCGTGGGGCAACACGGAGCTCTCTGACCTCCTGGTTGAACTGGAAGCGGCCTCCGGCCGCGACCTGTCGTGGTTCTCCACGCAGTGGCTCGAGACGGCCGGTGTCAACACGCTGGCCGCCAGCTTCGACCTCGACGAGGAGGGCCGCTTCACCCGCTTCGATGTCGTGCAGACGGCACACGCGGACTGGCCGACGCTGCGCACGCACCGCCTGGGCATCGGCGTCTACAGCCTCGGCGAGGACGGCCTGCTCACCCGCAGCCACTACGTCGAGACCGATGTGGACGGCGAGCGCACCGCCATCGAGGACCTGGTGGGGGTGCACCGCGGCGACGTCGTGCTCCTCAACGACGGCGACCTCACCTACGCCAAGGTGCGCTTCGACGACGATTCGGCCGCCGCGCTCGTGGAGCACATCGGCGCGCTGACAGATCCCCTGGCCCGCGCCGTCTCGCTCACCGCCTTCTGGGAGATGACGCGCGACGCGGAGTTCCCGGCACAGCAGTACAAGCGCCTGGTGCAGGCCGCGCTCCCCTCGGAGAACGACATGGCTGGCGCTTCGACGCTGCTGGCTCAGGCCAGCAACGCCGCCCTCGCCTTCACTGCTCCGGAGCTGCGCGACGACCTCAACACCCGCTGGGTGGCGGGGCTGGCGCAGCTCCTCAAGGAGACCGAGCCGGGCTCGGACAAGCAGGTGCTGATCGCCAAGGCGCTCATCGGGAATGTGCGCACCGCGGAGGGCATCGAGCTCATCCGCGGGTGGCTCCACGGCGAAGAAGTGCCCCAGGGGCTGGTCATCGACACCGGCATGCGCTGGGCGATCACGGCGGCCCTGGCCAAGCTGGGCGCCATCGGCCACGACGAGATCTCCGCCGAACTGGACCGCGACAACACCTCCGCCGGCGCCGAACAGGCCGCCGGCGCGGGGGCCGCGCTCCCGGACGTGGACTCCAAGTCGCAGGCGTGGGCGCTGGCCACGGACGACCCGGACGTGCCGAATGAGACCCACCGGTCCATCTGCATGGGCTTCTGGCGCTACGGCCAGGACGAGGTGCTGGAGCCCTACCCGGCCGCCTACCTGGACCTGCTCGGCCGCATCTCGCGCCGCGAGGGCACGTGGGCCGACAGGGGCTACGCCACCGTCGGCACCGCGCTGCGTTGGCTGTTCCCGACGCCGCTGGTGACGGAGTCGCTGGTGGCCACCATCCAGGCGTGGCTCGACGACAACGAGCCCAGCGAACAGGTCCGCCGCTCCGTCACTGAACGCCTCGACGAGGCACGCCGCTCGCTGAGGGCCCAGGAGCGCAGCCGCCTCGACGCGTCCTGA
- the ligA gene encoding NAD-dependent DNA ligase LigA: protein MSEESRAGVESPQLRRQWTDLNTRLTEAQEAYYGADSPTMSDAEYDETMRELQALEDAHPSLVTPDSVTQRVGTARITDFKPVEHRRRLLSLDNVFSDEELTGWLNRTPADRYLCELKIDGLAVNLLYLDGRLSVAATRGDGRVGEDVTPNVETIKGIPRRLKGAAPAVLEVRGEVFFPVAGFERLNEALVQVGKAPFANPRNAAAGSLRQKNPAVSASRPLQMIVHGIGVVEGAAFESQSEAYEQLKEWGLPVSPAYKVLESRAEVAEYVAYYGEHRHGLTHEIDGVVVKVDKLSEQDRLGATSRAPRWAIAYKYPPEEVNTKLLDIRVNVGRTGRVTPYGIMEPVFVSGSTVEMATLHNPFEVERKGVLIGDTVVLRKAGDVIPEIVAPVVALRDGSERPFVMPTHCPSCGTELRPEKEGDKDIRCPNSRTCPSQLRERLFSLASRGAFDIEALGEKGANALLSAGLLTDEGGLFDLTVEDLLATDFYTRLAKPADADAPCRNGRVLSTVGEKLLANLEAVKTQPLWRVLVALSIRHVGPTAARSLAARFASLDAIRAASLEELASTEGVGGVIAESVKNWFDVDWHVAIVDTWAAAGVRMADEVDESQPRTLEGVTVVVTGSLEGFTRDGAKEAIISRGGKAAGSVSKNTDYVVVGANAGTKAAKAEELGLPILDEAGFVTLLSSGPAGLG, encoded by the coding sequence ATGAGTGAAGAGAGCCGGGCCGGGGTGGAATCCCCGCAGTTGCGCCGCCAGTGGACTGACCTCAACACGCGCCTGACCGAGGCCCAGGAGGCCTACTACGGGGCTGATTCGCCCACCATGTCGGACGCGGAGTACGACGAGACGATGCGTGAGCTCCAGGCGCTCGAGGACGCCCACCCGTCGCTGGTCACGCCTGATTCCGTCACCCAGCGCGTGGGCACCGCGCGGATCACGGACTTCAAGCCCGTGGAGCACCGCCGTCGCCTGCTCAGCCTCGACAACGTGTTCTCGGACGAGGAACTCACCGGCTGGCTCAACCGCACCCCGGCAGACCGCTACCTGTGCGAGCTGAAGATCGACGGGCTCGCCGTCAACCTCCTCTACCTCGACGGCCGCCTGAGTGTCGCGGCCACGCGCGGCGACGGGCGCGTGGGCGAAGATGTCACACCCAACGTGGAAACTATCAAGGGCATCCCGCGGCGGCTGAAGGGCGCGGCCCCGGCCGTGCTGGAGGTACGCGGCGAGGTCTTCTTCCCCGTCGCCGGTTTCGAGCGGCTCAACGAGGCGCTGGTCCAGGTCGGCAAGGCGCCCTTCGCCAACCCGCGCAACGCCGCGGCGGGTTCGCTGCGCCAGAAGAACCCCGCGGTGAGCGCCTCGCGCCCGCTGCAGATGATCGTGCACGGCATCGGCGTCGTGGAGGGGGCCGCCTTCGAGTCGCAGTCAGAAGCCTACGAGCAGTTGAAGGAGTGGGGCCTGCCGGTGTCCCCGGCTTACAAGGTGCTGGAATCGCGGGCGGAGGTGGCGGAGTATGTCGCCTACTACGGCGAACACCGCCACGGCCTGACCCACGAGATCGACGGTGTCGTGGTGAAGGTGGACAAGCTCTCGGAGCAGGACCGGTTGGGGGCCACGTCGAGGGCTCCTCGCTGGGCCATCGCGTACAAGTACCCGCCGGAGGAGGTCAACACCAAGCTCCTCGACATCCGGGTCAACGTGGGCCGCACGGGGCGCGTCACCCCGTACGGGATCATGGAGCCCGTCTTCGTCAGTGGCTCGACGGTGGAGATGGCCACGCTCCACAACCCGTTCGAGGTAGAGCGCAAGGGCGTGCTCATCGGCGACACCGTCGTGCTCCGGAAGGCCGGCGACGTCATCCCGGAGATCGTCGCGCCCGTCGTGGCGCTGCGCGACGGCTCGGAGCGGCCGTTCGTGATGCCCACCCACTGCCCGTCCTGCGGCACCGAACTGCGGCCGGAGAAGGAGGGCGACAAGGACATCCGGTGCCCCAACTCCCGCACCTGCCCCAGCCAGCTCCGGGAACGTCTGTTCAGCCTGGCGTCCCGTGGCGCGTTCGACATCGAGGCGCTCGGCGAGAAGGGCGCCAACGCGCTGCTCAGCGCCGGTCTGCTGACGGACGAAGGCGGCCTCTTCGACCTGACGGTCGAAGACCTGCTCGCCACGGATTTCTACACGAGGCTGGCCAAGCCCGCAGACGCCGACGCGCCCTGCCGCAACGGCCGCGTGTTGTCGACGGTGGGGGAGAAGCTCCTCGCCAACCTCGAGGCCGTCAAGACCCAGCCCCTCTGGCGCGTCCTGGTGGCCTTGTCCATCAGGCACGTCGGCCCCACGGCCGCCCGCTCGCTGGCCGCCAGGTTCGCGTCGCTCGACGCCATCCGCGCCGCCTCGCTGGAGGAGCTCGCCTCGACGGAGGGCGTGGGCGGGGTGATCGCGGAGTCGGTGAAGAACTGGTTCGACGTGGACTGGCACGTCGCCATCGTCGACACGTGGGCGGCCGCCGGGGTCCGGATGGCTGACGAGGTGGACGAGTCACAGCCCCGCACACTGGAGGGCGTCACGGTGGTGGTGACCGGCTCGCTGGAGGGCTTCACCCGGGACGGCGCGAAGGAGGCCATCATCAGCCGCGGGGGCAAGGCCGCGGGCTCGGTGAGCAAGAACACCGACTACGTCGTGGTGGGCGCCAACGCGGGCACGAAGGCCGCCAAGGCGGAGGAGCTTGGGCTGCCCATCCTGGACGAGGCCGGATTCGTCACCCTGTTGAGCAGCGGCCCCGCAGGGCTGGGATAG
- a CDS encoding ribose-5-phosphate isomerase — protein sequence MRIHIATDHAAFELKNYLVERLQEDGFEVVDHGAHEYDALDDYPPFVIPCAEAVVAEDGSLGVVLGGSGNGEQIAANKVKGVRAALAYNVELARLAREHNDANVISLGGRMQSLEESYDIVKTFVTTQFPGEDRHQRRIDLISEYENR from the coding sequence ATGCGAATCCACATTGCCACTGACCACGCGGCCTTCGAGTTGAAGAACTACCTCGTCGAGCGGCTTCAGGAGGACGGCTTCGAGGTCGTCGACCACGGCGCGCACGAGTACGACGCGCTGGACGACTACCCTCCCTTCGTCATCCCCTGTGCAGAGGCAGTCGTCGCGGAGGACGGTTCCCTGGGCGTCGTGCTGGGCGGCTCCGGCAACGGTGAGCAGATCGCGGCCAACAAGGTGAAGGGTGTGCGCGCGGCGCTGGCCTACAACGTGGAGTTGGCCAGGCTGGCGCGCGAGCACAATGACGCCAACGTCATCTCACTGGGCGGCCGGATGCAGTCGCTGGAAGAGTCCTACGACATCGTCAAGACCTTCGTCACCACGCAGTTCCCGGGGGAGGACCGGCATCAGCGCCGCATCGACCTCATTTCGGAATACGAGAACCGCTGA
- a CDS encoding Fpg/Nei family DNA glycosylase: MPEGHVIHRLASEYTATFGGVEVSVTSPQGRFDATPLDGSVFNHGEAVGKHLFLDFATGDVVHIHLGLIGKIRFEPLAPPVGEVRLRIHNGVTVADLRGPQWCRIITPEERDAVVASSGPDPLRADADPSRGFERVRRSGKPIAALLMDQRVAAGVGNIFRAEVLYRHRLDPAIPGRDIDRRTWDAIWADLVELMHYAVGAGRIDTVREEHGPEAQGRDPRVDRHGGEVYVYRRAGQPCLVCGSEIRTAMLEGRNMYWCGRCQRRKRVGRSAPAR; the protein is encoded by the coding sequence ATGCCTGAGGGTCACGTCATTCACCGGCTCGCTTCCGAATACACCGCCACCTTCGGCGGGGTCGAGGTCTCCGTCACCTCCCCGCAGGGCCGTTTCGACGCGACACCGCTCGACGGCTCCGTGTTCAACCACGGGGAAGCCGTCGGCAAGCACCTCTTCCTCGACTTCGCCACGGGCGACGTCGTGCACATCCACCTGGGGTTGATCGGCAAGATCCGCTTCGAGCCCCTGGCCCCACCTGTCGGCGAGGTGCGGCTGCGCATCCACAACGGCGTCACCGTCGCAGATCTGCGGGGGCCGCAATGGTGCCGCATCATCACCCCGGAGGAGCGCGACGCGGTGGTCGCCTCGAGCGGTCCCGATCCGCTGCGCGCCGACGCAGACCCGTCGCGGGGTTTCGAACGAGTGCGGCGCTCCGGCAAGCCGATCGCCGCCCTGTTGATGGACCAGCGCGTCGCCGCAGGGGTGGGCAACATCTTCCGCGCTGAGGTGCTCTACCGGCACCGACTCGACCCCGCGATACCCGGCCGTGACATCGACCGCCGCACCTGGGACGCCATCTGGGCGGATCTGGTCGAGCTGATGCACTACGCCGTCGGCGCCGGCCGCATCGACACGGTGCGCGAGGAGCACGGCCCGGAGGCCCAGGGCCGCGACCCGCGGGTCGACCGGCACGGCGGGGAGGTCTACGTCTATCGCCGGGCCGGGCAGCCGTGCCTGGTCTGCGGCTCCGAGATCCGCACCGCCATGCTGGAGGGTCGCAACATGTACTGGTGCGGTCGCTGTCAGCGCCGGAAGCGGGTCGGTCGCTCAGCACCGGCGCGGTAA
- a CDS encoding HAD family phosphatase: MEWSDYQAVLFDLDGVITPTAEVHMHAWADMFNGFLSTRSGQLPYTDDDYFAFVDGKPRYDGVRDFLLSRGIVLPEGRPTDDPSQLTVCGLGNRKNEAFNTIIERDGVAPYPGSKLLVEQLAAGGFKLAVVSSSKNAPAILRAAGLAPYFPVVMDGNVAARAHIAGKPAPDTFIHAAQMLDVPTRSAVVVEDAISGVAAGAAGDFGLVIGVDRGVGHEALLVAGADVVVDDLRELTA, encoded by the coding sequence ATGGAGTGGAGCGACTACCAAGCAGTCCTGTTCGACCTCGATGGAGTGATCACCCCAACCGCTGAGGTGCACATGCACGCGTGGGCCGACATGTTCAACGGCTTCCTCAGTACCCGCAGCGGCCAGTTGCCGTACACCGACGACGACTACTTCGCCTTCGTGGACGGTAAACCGCGCTACGACGGGGTGCGCGACTTCCTCCTGTCCCGCGGCATCGTGTTACCGGAGGGCCGGCCGACGGACGACCCGAGCCAGCTGACGGTGTGCGGGCTCGGCAACCGGAAGAACGAGGCCTTCAACACCATCATCGAGCGCGACGGCGTGGCCCCCTATCCCGGCTCGAAACTCCTGGTCGAGCAGCTCGCGGCCGGCGGTTTCAAGCTCGCGGTGGTGTCGTCGTCGAAGAATGCGCCGGCCATCCTCCGCGCCGCGGGGCTCGCCCCCTACTTCCCCGTGGTGATGGACGGCAACGTCGCCGCCCGGGCGCACATCGCCGGCAAGCCGGCTCCGGACACCTTCATCCACGCCGCCCAGATGCTCGACGTGCCCACCCGCAGCGCCGTCGTCGTGGAGGATGCGATCTCGGGCGTGGCCGCGGGCGCGGCGGGCGATTTCGGCCTGGTCATCGGGGTGGACCGCGGCGTCGGGCACGAGGCGCTGCTCGTCGCCGGCGCCGACGTCGTCGTCGACGACCTCCGGGAGCTGACGGCATGA
- a CDS encoding glycoside hydrolase family 65 protein, with protein MKTREITSDPMNRSRFPVDPWRLVEVEPSAKDVGTTESLFAVGNGYLGMRGNPEEGRVSYANGTFINGFHETWPIEHAEAAYGFAHTGQTIVNVPDAKLLKVYVDDEPLTLTVADLDDYERVLDLRSGCLKRKVVWRTPSGKVVEIRSSRMVSFTDRHLALMQIEITLLEGGEAPIVVSSQIVNRQDGYSDYRATEQAEGFDPRRTSTFQERVLNPELNWSKGDRMLLGFQTARSGMTLAVAADHYLETENRYEAVISTTEDVGKQVYRFDAKQGEPIRISKAAVYHSSRGVPVAELSDRCRRTLDRVRDKGFDYFYDQQRHWLDNFWRDSDVVVEGQPAIQQAVRWCLFQLAQASARADQLGIPAKGVTGSGYEGHYFWDTEIYLLPFLTYTSPRAARNALRSRVIMLPQARDRAAVLSQRGALFPWRTINGEEASAYYAAGTAQYHIDADVAFAFEKYRDITGDQRFMYRDGAAVLVETARMWADLGFWRTDAEGANNFHIHGVTGPDEYTAVVNNNLYTNVMARANLNYAVSLIREMRHMDEAAYQRVVEELGLTDDEVLEWEACAKGMVIPFDETFGINPQDEKFLYSEMWDLENTPDNKRPLLLNYHPLVIYRFQVLKQADVVLAMFLQGDQFTAEQKKANFEYYDPITTGDSTLSSVVQSILAAEVGYQDMAMEYFTSGLFVDLADLHSNARDGVHIASTAGVWKALVHGFGGLRDHDGQLTFDPRLPQDWPSLTFSITVHGSRLRVRLERTSIAFDVEEGGPVELAVRGRPLTVLPGSPVAVPLDGQGPLLPSLEGSHPLVGGRRKDGSVVQAVLPESHPQEIAEETS; from the coding sequence ATGAAGACCCGGGAGATCACCAGCGACCCGATGAACCGCTCGCGCTTCCCGGTGGACCCGTGGCGGTTGGTGGAGGTGGAACCCAGCGCCAAGGACGTGGGCACCACGGAGTCACTCTTCGCCGTCGGCAACGGCTACCTCGGCATGCGCGGGAACCCTGAGGAGGGGCGCGTCAGCTACGCCAACGGCACGTTCATCAACGGCTTCCACGAAACGTGGCCCATCGAGCACGCCGAGGCCGCCTACGGGTTCGCCCACACCGGCCAGACGATCGTCAACGTGCCGGACGCCAAGCTGCTCAAGGTCTATGTCGACGACGAGCCGCTGACGCTCACGGTGGCAGACCTCGACGATTACGAGCGGGTCCTCGACCTGCGCTCCGGCTGCCTCAAGCGCAAGGTGGTGTGGCGCACGCCGTCAGGCAAGGTGGTGGAGATCAGGAGCAGCCGCATGGTCTCGTTCACCGACCGTCACCTTGCCCTCATGCAGATCGAGATCACACTGCTTGAGGGTGGTGAGGCCCCCATCGTGGTCAGTTCGCAGATCGTCAACCGGCAGGACGGGTACTCCGATTACCGGGCGACCGAGCAGGCGGAGGGCTTCGACCCGCGGCGCACGAGCACGTTCCAGGAGCGGGTGCTCAACCCGGAACTCAACTGGAGCAAGGGCGATCGCATGTTGCTCGGCTTCCAGACGGCGCGCTCCGGCATGACGCTCGCGGTGGCGGCAGACCACTACCTGGAGACGGAGAACCGGTACGAGGCGGTGATCTCCACCACCGAAGACGTGGGCAAGCAGGTGTACCGCTTCGACGCGAAGCAGGGCGAGCCGATCAGGATCTCGAAGGCCGCGGTCTACCACAGCTCGCGTGGGGTGCCGGTGGCCGAACTGTCGGACCGCTGTCGCCGCACGCTCGACCGCGTCCGCGACAAGGGTTTCGACTACTTCTACGACCAGCAGCGGCACTGGCTGGACAACTTCTGGCGCGACTCCGACGTGGTCGTCGAGGGTCAGCCGGCCATCCAGCAGGCCGTGCGCTGGTGCCTCTTCCAACTGGCGCAGGCGTCGGCCCGCGCGGACCAGTTGGGCATCCCCGCCAAGGGCGTGACGGGCTCGGGCTACGAGGGCCACTACTTCTGGGACACGGAGATCTACCTGCTGCCGTTTCTCACGTACACCTCGCCGCGGGCGGCCCGCAACGCGCTGCGCTCCAGGGTGATCATGTTGCCGCAGGCCCGTGACCGGGCTGCGGTGCTGTCGCAACGCGGCGCGCTGTTCCCGTGGCGCACGATCAACGGTGAGGAGGCGTCGGCGTACTACGCGGCGGGCACCGCCCAGTACCACATCGATGCCGACGTGGCCTTCGCCTTCGAGAAGTACCGCGACATCACCGGAGACCAGAGGTTCATGTACCGCGACGGTGCCGCCGTGCTGGTGGAGACCGCACGTATGTGGGCAGATCTCGGTTTCTGGCGCACCGACGCCGAGGGCGCCAACAACTTCCACATCCACGGCGTCACCGGGCCGGACGAGTACACCGCGGTGGTCAACAACAACCTCTACACCAACGTCATGGCCCGCGCGAACCTCAACTACGCGGTCTCCCTCATCCGCGAGATGCGCCACATGGACGAGGCGGCGTACCAGCGCGTGGTGGAGGAGCTGGGCCTGACCGACGACGAGGTGCTCGAGTGGGAGGCCTGCGCCAAGGGCATGGTGATCCCCTTTGACGAGACCTTCGGGATCAACCCGCAGGACGAGAAGTTCCTCTACTCGGAGATGTGGGACCTGGAGAACACCCCTGACAACAAGCGGCCGCTGCTGCTGAACTACCACCCGCTGGTGATCTACCGGTTCCAGGTGTTGAAGCAGGCCGACGTGGTGTTGGCGATGTTCCTGCAGGGTGACCAGTTCACGGCGGAGCAGAAGAAGGCCAACTTCGAGTACTACGACCCCATCACCACCGGCGACTCCACCCTCTCCAGCGTGGTGCAGTCCATCCTCGCGGCGGAGGTGGGGTACCAGGACATGGCCATGGAGTACTTCACGTCCGGCCTGTTCGTGGATCTCGCGGACCTGCACTCCAACGCCCGCGACGGCGTGCACATCGCGTCGACCGCCGGCGTGTGGAAGGCGCTCGTGCACGGCTTCGGCGGCTTGCGCGACCACGACGGGCAACTCACGTTCGACCCACGCCTGCCCCAGGACTGGCCGTCGCTGACCTTCTCCATCACCGTGCACGGGTCGCGCCTGCGCGTGCGCCTTGAGCGCACCTCGATCGCCTTCGACGTGGAGGAGGGCGGACCGGTCGAACTGGCCGTGCGCGGGAGGCCGTTGACGGTGCTGCCCGGAAGTCCGGTGGCGGTGCCGCTCGACGGGCAGGGTCCCCTCCTGCCATCGTTGGAGGGGAGTCACCCTCTGGTGGGCGGGCGTCGCAAGGACGGTTCCGTCGTCCAGGCGGTGCTGCCGGAGTCGCACCCGCAGGAGATCGCCGAGGAGACATCATGA
- a CDS encoding sensor histidine kinase: MDSVLDESRAPAHQPAADGLPWYRRMVMQGGLYIAPGAAFVLIPIVFASGAPLHIWLFVVATSLLLGFLVVGSTAIAHWNARGRWLWMAAVLGTVGLMALSPGHTMPIYQVPYITTTAAVLLPFRHSRVVILVTTAVAILTALVERNLQIVVMGALGLAMGLVIALALETSRTRDRLRLSEQRTAVLAVAAERERIGRDLHDILGHSLTAVAVKADLAERLIDRDATAARAEVAELAQIARQALADVRATASGMRKVRLASEIASARSVLTAAGIEAVIPTALPALDDRTSELLGYVVRESVTNVVRHAEASTCTICYSDGVLTVSDDGRGIGDRERNGTGLSGLRARVAEAGGRLEVVADGVGTTVVASTGVSSTGSGASLRSSCLSKIESYSQSRSGAPAVPEGAA, translated from the coding sequence ATGGATAGCGTTCTCGACGAAAGCCGGGCCCCGGCCCACCAGCCGGCGGCAGACGGTTTGCCGTGGTACCGGCGCATGGTGATGCAGGGCGGCCTGTACATCGCGCCCGGTGCCGCCTTCGTCCTCATCCCCATCGTGTTCGCCTCCGGGGCGCCGCTGCACATCTGGCTGTTCGTGGTGGCGACTTCCCTGCTGCTCGGGTTCCTCGTGGTGGGTTCCACCGCCATTGCCCACTGGAATGCACGCGGCCGATGGCTCTGGATGGCGGCCGTCCTCGGCACCGTCGGGCTGATGGCGCTGTCGCCAGGGCACACGATGCCCATCTACCAGGTGCCCTACATCACCACCACGGCCGCCGTGCTCCTCCCATTCCGGCATTCGCGTGTCGTGATCCTCGTGACCACAGCGGTCGCCATCCTGACGGCACTGGTCGAGCGGAACCTGCAGATCGTGGTGATGGGTGCCCTGGGGCTGGCTATGGGCCTGGTGATCGCGCTGGCGCTGGAGACGAGCCGCACCCGCGACAGGCTGCGGCTGTCGGAGCAGCGCACCGCGGTGCTGGCGGTCGCGGCGGAGCGGGAGCGGATCGGACGTGATCTCCACGACATCCTCGGGCACTCGCTGACTGCGGTGGCGGTCAAAGCGGACCTGGCAGAACGCCTGATCGACCGCGACGCCACTGCCGCCCGCGCGGAGGTGGCCGAGTTGGCCCAGATCGCCCGACAGGCCCTCGCCGACGTCCGGGCGACTGCCTCCGGGATGCGCAAGGTGCGCCTCGCGAGCGAGATCGCCTCGGCACGCTCGGTGCTGACCGCAGCCGGCATCGAGGCGGTCATCCCGACGGCCCTGCCTGCCCTGGACGACCGGACGTCGGAACTGCTCGGCTACGTGGTACGGGAGAGCGTGACCAACGTCGTGCGGCACGCCGAAGCGTCCACCTGCACCATCTGTTACAGCGACGGGGTGCTGACCGTCTCTGACGACGGCCGTGGGATCGGGGACCGGGAGCGGAACGGCACCGGCCTGAGCGGCCTGCGCGCCCGCGTGGCGGAAGCCGGAGGGCGGCTCGAGGTGGTGGCCGACGGAGTGGGCACCACCGTGGTGGCCTCCACCGGGGTGTCCTCCACCGGGTCCGGCGCGTCGCTGCGATCGTCCTGCCTGTCGAAGATCGAGTCCTATTCGCAGTCCCGCAGCGGGGCGCCGGCCGTGCCGGAGGGCGCCGCATGA